One region of Aeromicrobium sp. Sec7.5 genomic DNA includes:
- the rph gene encoding ribonuclease PH — protein MTTREDGRAVDQLRDITIQRNWLDHAQGSCLIEFGKTRVLCAASAVEGVPRWLKGQGKGWVTAEYAMLPAATHERSSRESVKGRVGGRTHEISRLVGRSLRAAIDTTALGENTITIDCDVLQADGGTRTAAITGAYIALADAVRHLDGLGALKGDPLRESVAAISVGIIDGVPMLDLPYVEDVRAETDMNVVMTGSGAFVEVQGTAEGAPFVKAELDALLELATGGCAELTRLQLDALAR, from the coding sequence ATGACGACTCGAGAGGACGGCCGCGCCGTCGACCAGCTCCGCGACATCACGATCCAGCGGAACTGGCTCGACCACGCCCAGGGATCGTGCCTGATCGAGTTCGGCAAGACCCGGGTCCTGTGCGCCGCCTCCGCGGTCGAGGGCGTGCCGCGCTGGCTCAAGGGCCAGGGCAAGGGCTGGGTCACGGCCGAGTACGCGATGCTGCCGGCCGCGACACACGAGCGGTCCTCGCGCGAGTCGGTCAAGGGCCGCGTGGGCGGTCGCACGCACGAGATCTCGCGCCTCGTGGGGCGCTCGCTCCGCGCGGCGATCGACACGACGGCGCTCGGCGAGAACACCATCACGATCGACTGCGACGTCCTGCAGGCCGACGGGGGCACCCGCACCGCCGCGATCACCGGCGCGTACATCGCCCTCGCCGACGCGGTGCGGCACCTGGACGGGCTGGGTGCGCTGAAGGGCGACCCGCTGCGCGAGTCGGTCGCGGCGATCAGCGTCGGCATCATCGACGGCGTGCCGATGCTCGACCTGCCGTATGTCGAGGACGTCCGGGCCGAGACCGACATGAACGTCGTCATGACGGGCTCGGGTGCCTTCGTCGAGGTCCAGGGCACGGCAGAGGGCGCCCCGTTCGTGAAGGCCGAGCTCGACGCGCTGCTGGAGCTGGCCACGGGTGGCTGTGCCGAGCTCACGCGCCTGCAGCTGGACGCCCTCGCTCGATGA
- a CDS encoding MoaD/ThiS family protein, translating to MAIEVRIPTILRTYTGGERAVESSGASVAELIDALESSHPGLKERLVEDGADGPAVRRFVNIYVDDEDIRFTGALATELSESSTVVILPAVAGGSVDLAAQGPAPLPA from the coding sequence ATGGCCATCGAGGTCCGCATCCCCACGATCCTGCGCACGTACACCGGCGGTGAGCGCGCGGTGGAGTCCTCCGGCGCCTCGGTCGCCGAGCTCATCGACGCCCTCGAGTCGTCGCACCCGGGCCTCAAGGAACGTCTCGTCGAGGACGGCGCCGACGGCCCCGCGGTGCGCCGGTTCGTCAACATCTACGTCGACGACGAGGACATCCGCTTCACGGGCGCCTTGGCGACCGAGCTCTCGGAGAGCTCGACCGTCGTGATCCTCCCCGCCGTCGCCGGCGGCAGTGTCGATCTCGCCGCCCAGGGCCCGGCACCCCTGCCGGCGTGA
- a CDS encoding DUF2017 domain-containing protein: MKPFRRRRRGSITATFDPGEAALLANLARQVIELLRDRHGESVAETDPLAAQLGLDGPSLPPEDPVLRRLLPDAYSGDEVEESGEFRRYTEQALTAAKVSHAEAVLSSLVVGGYDPDAGDISGQEAVEVELGSEAVQAWLKSLTDVRLAIAVRLGIETEEDASLVARSEDDAVAAMSDVYDWLGYVQESLISVLD, encoded by the coding sequence ATGAAGCCGTTCCGGCGCCGGCGTCGCGGCAGCATCACGGCCACGTTCGACCCCGGTGAGGCGGCGCTGCTGGCCAATCTGGCCCGTCAGGTCATCGAGCTGCTGCGCGACCGGCACGGCGAGTCGGTCGCCGAGACCGACCCGCTGGCCGCCCAGCTCGGGCTCGACGGCCCGTCACTCCCGCCGGAGGACCCGGTCCTGCGGCGCCTGCTGCCCGACGCCTACTCCGGCGACGAGGTCGAGGAGTCCGGGGAGTTCCGCCGCTACACCGAGCAGGCGTTGACCGCCGCGAAGGTCAGTCACGCGGAGGCCGTGCTGTCGTCGCTGGTGGTCGGCGGCTACGACCCGGACGCGGGCGACATCAGCGGCCAGGAGGCCGTCGAGGTCGAGCTCGGGAGCGAGGCCGTGCAGGCCTGGCTCAAGTCGCTCACGGACGTCCGGCTCGCGATCGCCGTGCGGCTCGGCATCGAGACCGAGGAGGACGCCTCCCTCGTCGCGCGGTCCGAGGACGACGCGGTCGCCGCGATGAGCGACGTCTACGACTGGCTCGGCTACGTGCAGGAGTCCCTGATCAGCGTGCTCGACTGA
- a CDS encoding SGNH/GDSL hydrolase family protein encodes MTHDTRVRRRWWLPGALVLAVALGLVVVEPGSDGARAGDQRSMVVVGDSISASYDDEPGSPLQAWWSLVARELGYTPTVLAEAGSGYQRPGAGCSGTAFGDRPGVFDQPPPDLVLVEGGRNDWARCDGTDLVEVDPEAVLAAADEFLGRLTRAYPDARVVVLAPPWGPLHQQYVDGVTDAIETAAERHDCDFVRMDGVLPAARTTDGAHPDIAGSAAIADTVVQALR; translated from the coding sequence ATGACGCACGACACGAGGGTCAGGCGCCGGTGGTGGCTGCCCGGGGCCCTCGTGCTCGCGGTCGCCCTCGGGCTGGTCGTCGTGGAGCCCGGCAGCGACGGGGCCCGCGCCGGTGATCAGCGGTCGATGGTCGTCGTGGGCGACTCGATCTCGGCGAGCTACGACGACGAGCCCGGCAGCCCGCTGCAGGCGTGGTGGAGCCTCGTGGCCCGCGAGCTCGGCTACACGCCGACCGTGCTCGCGGAGGCGGGTTCGGGCTACCAGCGACCGGGCGCCGGCTGCTCGGGCACCGCGTTCGGCGACCGGCCCGGCGTGTTCGACCAACCGCCACCGGACCTGGTCCTGGTCGAGGGCGGCCGCAACGACTGGGCGCGGTGCGACGGCACCGACCTGGTCGAGGTCGACCCCGAGGCCGTGCTCGCCGCCGCGGACGAGTTCCTCGGCCGGCTGACGCGCGCCTATCCCGATGCACGCGTCGTCGTGCTTGCGCCACCCTGGGGACCCCTGCACCAGCAGTACGTCGACGGCGTCACCGACGCGATCGAGACCGCGGCGGAGCGCCACGACTGCGACTTCGTGCGCATGGACGGCGTCCTGCCCGCCGCGCGCACCACGGATGGCGCCCACCCCGACATTGCCGGCAGCGCGGCCATCGCCGACACCGTCGTGCAGGCGTTGCGCTAG
- a CDS encoding LCP family protein, with amino-acid sequence MPQQPSDGYDWLYDGKPSTAPRRDAPAPPSQLPPPNLPPPGRRAPAPPAGGRPRSTRRWWIRIPLLLLVLWLVFLVATPFWALRTTSRVDVAPGGERPGDQPGTTYLVVGSDSRAGLTPEEQAQLATGGDEGGNGRTDTIMILHVGDGPALLLSVPRDSLVDVPGYGTTKINAAYSYGGPSLLTQTVEQSTGLRIDGYLEIGFGGLVKVVDAVGGVEICPAEAITDPDAGLDVAAGCQEADGATALGYARSRHSYATQDIQRVQAQREVMGSLAGEIKSPSSVLNPFRYVAINKGGAASLTIGEDVSTFDLVRFARGLSSAMSGDGLNCTVPLRDFSVRWDAERAGQMFELVATDRTSDIGDLCTADGLPASG; translated from the coding sequence ATGCCGCAACAGCCGAGCGACGGGTACGACTGGCTCTACGACGGGAAGCCGTCCACCGCACCTCGCCGTGACGCGCCCGCACCGCCGTCGCAGCTGCCGCCGCCGAACCTTCCACCACCGGGCCGTCGGGCTCCCGCGCCGCCGGCCGGGGGGCGCCCGCGCTCGACGCGTCGCTGGTGGATCCGGATCCCGCTGCTGCTGCTCGTGCTGTGGCTCGTCTTCCTCGTGGCCACCCCGTTCTGGGCCCTGCGCACCACGTCACGCGTCGACGTGGCCCCGGGCGGCGAGCGTCCCGGTGACCAGCCGGGGACGACCTACCTCGTCGTGGGCTCGGACAGTCGCGCCGGACTCACGCCCGAGGAGCAGGCCCAGCTCGCCACCGGCGGCGACGAGGGGGGCAACGGCCGCACCGACACGATCATGATCCTGCACGTCGGTGACGGGCCCGCCCTGCTGCTGTCGGTGCCGCGCGACTCGCTCGTGGACGTCCCGGGCTACGGCACCACCAAGATCAACGCCGCCTACTCCTACGGCGGCCCCTCGCTGCTGACCCAGACCGTCGAGCAGAGCACCGGGCTGCGGATCGACGGGTATCTCGAGATCGGCTTCGGTGGCCTGGTCAAGGTCGTCGACGCTGTCGGCGGGGTCGAGATCTGCCCCGCCGAGGCCATCACGGACCCCGACGCGGGTCTCGACGTCGCCGCGGGCTGCCAGGAGGCCGACGGAGCCACCGCGCTCGGCTACGCGCGCTCGCGGCACTCCTACGCGACGCAGGACATCCAGCGGGTGCAGGCGCAGCGCGAGGTCATGGGCAGCCTCGCCGGTGAGATCAAGAGCCCGTCGAGCGTCCTGAACCCCTTCCGCTACGTCGCGATCAACAAGGGCGGAGCCGCCTCCCTGACGATCGGCGAGGACGTCAGCACCTTCGACCTGGTGCGCTTCGCCCGCGGCCTCTCGTCGGCCATGAGCGGCGACGGCCTGAACTGCACCGTGCCGCTGCGCGACTTCTCCGTGCGGTGGGACGCCGAGCGCGCCGGGCAGATGTTCGAGCTCGTCGCGACCGACCGGACCAGCGACATCGGCGACCTGTGCACCGCCGACGGGCTGCCCGCATCGGGCTGA
- a CDS encoding M67 family metallopeptidase gives MLTITAAIRDAIVAHARRDHPDEACGVVAGAIGSDRPTRHVPMVNAAMSPTFYEFDSGDLLRLYREMDDRDEEPVVIYHSHTATEAYPSRTDINLASEPNAHYVLVSTRDGAHESGPVDFRSYRIVDGEVTEEEVTIVERYADDAPHDSPDPKRESA, from the coding sequence GTGCTGACCATCACCGCTGCGATCCGCGACGCGATCGTCGCCCACGCTCGACGCGACCACCCCGACGAGGCGTGCGGCGTCGTGGCCGGTGCGATCGGGTCCGATCGCCCGACCCGGCACGTGCCGATGGTCAACGCCGCGATGTCGCCGACGTTCTACGAGTTCGACTCCGGCGACCTCCTGCGCCTGTACCGGGAGATGGACGACCGCGACGAGGAGCCCGTCGTGATCTACCACTCGCACACCGCCACCGAGGCCTACCCGTCGCGCACCGACATCAACCTGGCCTCGGAGCCGAACGCCCACTACGTGCTGGTGAGCACGCGCGACGGCGCCCACGAGTCCGGCCCCGTCGACTTCCGGTCCTACCGGATCGTCGACGGCGAGGTCACCGAGGAAGAAGTCACGATCGTCGAGCGTTACGCAGACGACGCCCCCCACGACAGCCCCGACCCGAAGAGAGAGTCCGCCTGA
- a CDS encoding PLP-dependent cysteine synthase family protein yields MKFANLTATVGGTPLVGLPTLSPTPDVRLWAKLEDQNPTGSIKDRAALAMIEAAEADGRLTPGCTILEPTSGNTGISMAMVAKMRGYRMVCVMPENTSEERRQLLRMWGAEIIPSPAAGGSNEAVRVAKGIAAEHPDWVMLYQYGNPANAEAHYRGTGPELLADLPEITHFVAGLGTTGTLMGVGRFFREHQPDVRIVAAEPRYGELVYGLRNLDEGFVPELYDESLIDARFSVGPRDAVRRVRELIESEGIFAGISTGAILHAALAQAAKSVKAGERADIVFVVCDGGWKYLSTGAYEGTLDEAEDALDGQLWA; encoded by the coding sequence GTGAAGTTCGCGAACCTGACCGCGACGGTCGGCGGCACGCCCCTGGTGGGCCTGCCGACGCTGTCGCCCACGCCCGACGTCCGGCTGTGGGCCAAGCTCGAGGACCAGAACCCCACGGGCTCCATCAAGGACCGGGCGGCCCTGGCCATGATCGAGGCCGCTGAGGCCGACGGCCGTCTGACACCGGGGTGCACCATCCTGGAGCCCACGAGCGGCAACACCGGCATCTCGATGGCGATGGTCGCGAAGATGCGGGGCTACCGCATGGTCTGCGTGATGCCGGAGAACACCTCGGAGGAGCGTCGACAGCTGCTGCGCATGTGGGGGGCCGAGATCATTCCGTCCCCCGCCGCGGGAGGGTCCAACGAGGCCGTTCGCGTCGCCAAGGGCATCGCGGCCGAGCACCCGGACTGGGTCATGCTCTACCAGTACGGCAATCCGGCCAACGCCGAGGCGCACTACCGCGGCACGGGTCCGGAGCTGCTGGCCGACCTGCCGGAGATCACGCACTTCGTGGCCGGTCTCGGCACCACGGGCACGCTGATGGGCGTGGGCCGCTTCTTCCGCGAGCACCAGCCCGACGTGCGCATCGTCGCGGCCGAGCCGCGCTACGGCGAGCTCGTGTACGGCCTGCGCAACCTCGACGAGGGCTTCGTGCCCGAGCTGTACGACGAGAGCCTCATCGACGCGCGCTTCAGCGTGGGTCCGCGCGACGCCGTGCGGCGGGTGCGTGAGCTGATCGAGTCCGAGGGCATCTTCGCCGGCATCTCGACCGGGGCGATCCTCCACGCCGCGCTGGCGCAGGCCGCCAAGAGCGTCAAGGCCGGCGAGCGTGCCGACATCGTGTTCGTCGTGTGCGACGGCGGCTGGAAGTACCTCTCGACCGGCGCCTACGAGGGAACGCTCGACGAGGCCGAGGACGCCCTCGACGGCCAGCTCTGGGCCTGA
- the murI gene encoding glutamate racemase produces the protein MADAPIGIFDSGFGGLTVARAVLDQLPHEPLLYVADTARQPYGPRPIGQVREFALECLDRLVEQGVKALVIACNSASAAVLRDARERYDVPVVEVIVPATRRAVNATRNGSVGVICTTATATSRAYDDAFAANPGIDLHVRACPRFVEFVEAGVTGGDDLLRVAEEYLAPLRSAGVDTLVLGCTHYPLLTGVLSYVMGDAVTLVSSAEETAKDVYRLLARDGLTRDPGLPDPRHHFLTTGDPEEFAALGRRFLGPEVDRVHGLALASATEVGA, from the coding sequence GTGGCGGACGCACCGATCGGCATCTTCGACTCCGGCTTCGGAGGTCTGACGGTGGCGCGCGCGGTGCTCGACCAGCTCCCGCACGAACCGCTGCTCTACGTCGCCGACACCGCGCGCCAGCCGTACGGTCCCCGTCCGATCGGGCAGGTGCGCGAGTTCGCGCTCGAGTGCCTGGACCGCCTCGTGGAGCAGGGCGTCAAGGCCCTGGTGATCGCGTGCAACTCCGCGAGTGCCGCGGTCCTGCGCGATGCCCGCGAGCGCTACGACGTGCCGGTCGTGGAGGTCATCGTCCCGGCGACCCGCCGCGCGGTCAACGCGACGCGCAACGGATCGGTGGGGGTCATCTGCACCACGGCCACGGCCACGTCCCGCGCGTACGACGACGCCTTCGCGGCCAATCCCGGCATCGACCTCCACGTGCGCGCCTGCCCGCGGTTCGTGGAGTTCGTGGAGGCGGGCGTCACCGGGGGCGACGACCTCCTGCGGGTCGCCGAGGAGTACCTCGCACCACTCCGCTCCGCGGGGGTCGACACGCTCGTGCTGGGCTGCACGCACTACCCGCTCCTGACCGGCGTACTGTCCTACGTCATGGGCGACGCCGTCACGCTGGTCTCCAGCGCCGAGGAGACCGCGAAGGACGTCTACCGCCTCCTGGCGCGTGACGGTCTGACCCGCGATCCCGGCCTGCCGGACCCGCGCCACCACTTCTTGACCACGGGTGACCCGGAGGAGTTCGCGGCGCTGGGTCGCCGCTTCCTCGGTCCGGAGGTCGACCGGGTCCACGGCCTCGCCCTGGCGTCGGCGACGGAGGTGGGCGCATGA
- the clpS gene encoding ATP-dependent Clp protease adapter ClpS: protein MGDVPKTAPVEHADTEVDTDVGLDLVVDRPWVTIVWNDPVNLMSYVAYVFRTYFGYTEEKADTLMMAVHQEGRAVVSSGGREEMERHVQAMHDYGLWATVQKDDA from the coding sequence ATGGGGGACGTGCCCAAGACCGCTCCCGTCGAGCATGCCGACACCGAGGTCGACACCGATGTCGGCCTCGACCTCGTGGTGGACCGACCCTGGGTCACGATCGTGTGGAACGACCCGGTCAACCTCATGAGCTACGTGGCGTACGTGTTCCGCACGTACTTCGGCTACACCGAGGAGAAGGCCGACACGTTGATGATGGCGGTGCACCAGGAGGGGCGCGCGGTCGTCTCCAGCGGTGGCCGTGAGGAGATGGAGCGGCACGTCCAGGCGATGCACGACTACGGCCTCTGGGCCACCGTGCAGAAGGACGACGCATGA
- the rdgB gene encoding RdgB/HAM1 family non-canonical purine NTP pyrophosphatase, with translation MSEDATGGTRVVLASNNAKKLAELQRILAPLVPGLTVLGLADVASYDEPAETDPTFAGNALIKARACVEVTGLPALADDSGLCIDALNGMPGVLSARWSGISGADKDRANNDLVLSQLSDVPDVRRTARFVCAVALCLPDGTEVVEHGEMPGRILHAPFGGGGFGYDPLFAATGYDVSTAELEPAEKDRISHRGHALGAIAPRVASLLA, from the coding sequence ATGAGCGAAGACGCGACGGGCGGGACGCGGGTCGTCCTGGCGTCGAACAACGCCAAGAAGCTGGCCGAGCTGCAGCGCATCCTGGCTCCGCTCGTGCCCGGACTCACGGTGCTCGGGCTCGCCGACGTCGCGTCCTACGACGAACCTGCGGAGACCGACCCGACGTTCGCGGGCAACGCGCTCATCAAGGCCCGGGCGTGCGTCGAGGTCACGGGTCTGCCCGCCCTGGCGGACGACTCCGGGCTCTGCATCGACGCCCTCAACGGTATGCCCGGGGTGCTGTCGGCCCGGTGGTCCGGCATCAGTGGTGCGGACAAGGACCGGGCCAACAACGACCTGGTGCTGAGCCAGCTCTCGGACGTGCCCGACGTCCGGCGCACGGCCCGATTCGTGTGCGCCGTCGCGCTCTGCCTGCCGGACGGCACCGAGGTCGTGGAGCACGGCGAGATGCCCGGCCGCATCCTGCACGCCCCCTTCGGCGGGGGCGGCTTCGGCTACGACCCCTTGTTCGCGGCGACGGGCTACGACGTCTCCACCGCGGAGCTGGAGCCGGCCGAGAAGGACCGGATCAGCCATCGAGGTCACGCGCTGGGCGCGATCGCGCCGCGCGTCGCGTCGCTTCTGGCCTAG
- a CDS encoding nicotinate phosphoribosyltransferase, producing the protein MTSTALLTDRYELTMLQAALADGTAHRPSVFELFSRRLTGGRRYGVVAGIGRALDALEQFRFGDDELAWLRDAEVVDAPTLDWLADYRFTGSIWGYAEGEVYLPQSPVVVVESTFAEGVLLETLLLSILNHDSAIASAGARMVSAAAGRPCIEMGSRRTHEQAAVAAARAACLVGFAATSNLEAGRTHGVPTTGTSAHAFTLLHDTERDAFSAQVDSLGTGTTLLVDTYDVAEAIRTAVEVAGPGLGAVRIDSGDLVALAHQVRRQLDDLGATDTRIIVTSDLDEHAIAALAAAPVDGYGVGTSLVTGSGVPTSGFVYKLVSRADDTGAMVSVAKASTEKTSVGGRKFAVRRLTGGVARTELVGVGEPPAHDGDDRSLLVELVRAGERVHRPTLQQSTAHHQSAMAELPLVATQLSPGGPVLDTLLG; encoded by the coding sequence GTGACCTCCACCGCGCTGCTGACGGACCGCTACGAGCTGACGATGCTGCAGGCGGCCCTCGCCGACGGCACGGCGCACCGGCCGAGCGTCTTCGAGCTGTTCTCCCGCCGACTCACCGGCGGACGCCGGTACGGCGTGGTCGCCGGCATCGGTCGCGCGCTCGACGCGCTCGAGCAGTTCCGGTTCGGCGACGACGAGCTCGCCTGGCTGCGCGACGCGGAGGTCGTCGACGCCCCGACCCTCGACTGGCTCGCCGACTACCGCTTCACGGGCTCGATCTGGGGCTATGCCGAGGGCGAGGTCTATCTGCCGCAGTCCCCCGTCGTCGTGGTCGAGTCGACGTTCGCCGAGGGGGTGCTGCTCGAGACGCTGCTGCTCTCGATCCTCAACCACGACTCCGCGATCGCCTCGGCCGGCGCCCGCATGGTCTCGGCGGCTGCCGGACGTCCGTGCATCGAGATGGGCTCGCGCCGCACGCACGAGCAGGCCGCCGTGGCCGCCGCTCGCGCCGCGTGCCTGGTCGGCTTCGCCGCGACGTCGAACCTCGAGGCCGGCCGCACGCACGGTGTCCCGACCACGGGCACGAGCGCCCACGCCTTCACGCTGCTGCACGACACCGAGCGCGACGCCTTCAGCGCGCAGGTCGACTCCCTCGGCACCGGAACGACCCTGCTCGTCGACACCTACGACGTGGCCGAGGCGATCCGCACCGCGGTCGAGGTCGCGGGTCCGGGTCTTGGGGCCGTCCGCATCGACTCCGGCGACCTCGTCGCGCTGGCGCACCAGGTGCGTCGCCAGCTCGACGACCTCGGCGCCACCGACACCCGCATCATCGTGACGAGCGACCTCGACGAGCACGCGATCGCCGCGCTGGCCGCTGCGCCCGTCGACGGCTACGGCGTCGGCACGTCGCTCGTCACGGGCTCCGGCGTGCCCACCTCGGGCTTCGTCTACAAGCTCGTCTCGCGGGCCGACGACACCGGCGCCATGGTGTCGGTCGCGAAGGCCAGCACGGAGAAGACCTCGGTGGGCGGCCGCAAGTTCGCGGTGCGCCGCCTCACGGGCGGCGTCGCGCGCACCGAGCTCGTGGGCGTGGGCGAACCGCCGGCGCACGACGGCGACGACCGGTCGCTGCTCGTCGAGCTGGTCCGCGCCGGCGAGCGCGTGCACCGTCCGACGTTGCAGCAGTCCACCGCGCACCACCAGTCGGCGATGGCCGAGCTGCCGCTCGTCGCGACCCAGCTCTCCCCCGGCGGCCCCGTGCTCGACACGTTGCTCGGCTGA
- a CDS encoding DUF2568 domain-containing protein, whose product MRESVNANDLVVFVVEVVVFVSLGIWAWRQGNHVVTSGLAVVAVVGLAAVLWGVFVSPQAPVDLVATNVGFRLVVLVAGLAALATLVSLPVVAAVAVVTAVSSVLIYVGPFSR is encoded by the coding sequence ATGAGGGAGTCGGTGAACGCGAACGACCTGGTCGTCTTCGTCGTGGAGGTGGTCGTGTTCGTCAGCCTCGGGATCTGGGCGTGGCGGCAGGGCAACCACGTCGTCACCAGCGGGCTGGCCGTCGTGGCCGTGGTCGGTCTCGCTGCCGTTCTGTGGGGGGTGTTCGTGTCGCCGCAGGCGCCCGTGGACCTGGTGGCGACGAACGTGGGATTCCGGCTGGTGGTCCTGGTGGCCGGGCTGGCGGCTCTGGCGACCCTGGTCTCGCTGCCGGTCGTCGCCGCCGTCGCTGTCGTGACGGCCGTCAGCTCGGTGCTGATCTACGTGGGGCCCTTCAGCCGTTGA
- a CDS encoding MBL fold metallo-hydrolase: MRLTIVGCAGSYPGPDSAASSYLVEAEHEGRTWRILLDMGNGSLGQLQRYMDPRGIDAVALSHLHPDHCIDLVSLVVLAKYHPDGPYESITVIAPGGAEEYLAHAGGPGGEPPLDALNFTVWEDEPVQQVGPFTLRVVEVKHPVRAYAIRVEAGGSVLVYSGDTGPTPELDELAAGADVFLCEASFVESATNPPDLHLTGAEAGRCAATAEVGQLLITHIPAWTDADEVESDLKAAYDGPYAVVRPGDTFDF, from the coding sequence ATGAGGCTCACGATCGTCGGCTGCGCCGGGTCGTACCCCGGCCCCGACTCCGCCGCGAGCAGCTATCTGGTGGAGGCCGAGCACGAAGGCCGGACCTGGCGCATCCTGCTCGACATGGGCAACGGCTCCCTGGGGCAGCTGCAGCGGTACATGGATCCCCGCGGCATCGACGCCGTCGCCCTGAGCCACCTCCACCCCGATCACTGCATCGACCTGGTGAGCCTGGTGGTGCTCGCGAAGTACCACCCGGACGGCCCCTACGAGAGCATCACGGTCATCGCGCCGGGCGGCGCCGAGGAGTACCTGGCGCACGCCGGCGGACCGGGGGGCGAGCCACCGCTCGACGCCCTCAACTTCACCGTGTGGGAGGACGAGCCGGTCCAGCAGGTCGGACCCTTCACGCTCCGCGTCGTCGAGGTCAAGCACCCCGTGCGGGCCTACGCGATCCGCGTCGAGGCCGGGGGCTCGGTGCTGGTCTACTCCGGCGACACCGGCCCCACGCCCGAGCTCGACGAGCTCGCTGCGGGAGCCGACGTGTTCCTGTGCGAGGCGTCGTTCGTCGAGTCGGCCACCAACCCGCCCGACCTGCACCTCACGGGGGCCGAGGCCGGTCGTTGTGCCGCGACCGCCGAGGTGGGCCAGCTGCTCATCACGCACATCCCGGCCTGGACCGACGCCGACGAGGTCGAGTCCGACCTCAAGGCCGCCTACGACGGTCCCTACGCCGTGGTCCGCCCCGGTGACACGTTCGACTTCTGA
- a CDS encoding ribose-phosphate diphosphokinase: MSQIVVFSGSAHRELAESICSHLGVSLSPSETARFSNDCLQVQLLANCRRRDVYIVQPLVPPTQDHLMELLLMVDAARGASAASVTVVIPHYAYARSDKKDASRISIGGKLVADMLATAGVDRVVTMTLHAPQVHGFFAMPLDHLTAIGELAAYYRERDLSDTVIVSPDFGNAKTASQFARLLGLPVAAGSKQRKADDKVVIDAIVGDVRDKKVIVLDDEIATGGSIVELVAMLEKEGVTEVSVACTHGLFTGNAVERLRDHPTISEVVTTDTVPAPADWPALRIRSVAPLFAEAIARIHAGESVSSLFDGVDPTHAPPQPKLPL, encoded by the coding sequence GTGAGCCAGATCGTCGTGTTCTCCGGCAGTGCCCATCGTGAGCTCGCCGAGAGCATCTGCAGCCATCTCGGGGTGTCGCTGTCCCCGTCCGAGACGGCGCGGTTCAGCAACGACTGCCTCCAGGTGCAGCTGCTGGCGAACTGCCGGCGACGCGACGTCTACATCGTGCAGCCGCTCGTGCCGCCGACCCAGGACCACCTGATGGAGCTGCTCCTCATGGTCGACGCCGCTCGAGGTGCGTCGGCCGCCTCCGTCACGGTCGTGATCCCGCACTACGCGTACGCGCGCTCCGACAAGAAGGACGCCTCGCGCATCTCGATCGGAGGCAAGCTCGTCGCCGACATGCTCGCCACCGCGGGGGTCGACCGGGTCGTCACGATGACGCTGCACGCGCCCCAGGTGCACGGCTTCTTCGCGATGCCGCTCGACCACCTCACCGCGATCGGCGAGCTCGCGGCCTACTACCGCGAGCGCGACCTGAGCGACACCGTGATCGTCTCGCCCGACTTCGGCAACGCCAAGACCGCGTCGCAGTTCGCCCGCCTGCTGGGTCTGCCCGTCGCGGCCGGCAGCAAGCAGCGCAAGGCCGACGACAAGGTCGTGATCGACGCGATCGTCGGCGACGTCCGCGACAAGAAGGTCATCGTCCTCGACGACGAGATCGCCACGGGTGGCTCGATCGTCGAGCTCGTCGCGATGCTCGAGAAGGAGGGCGTCACCGAGGTCTCGGTCGCCTGCACGCACGGACTGTTCACCGGCAATGCCGTCGAGCGGCTCCGTGACCACCCCACGATCAGCGAGGTGGTCACGACCGACACCGTCCCGGCCCCGGCGGACTGGCCCGCCCTGCGGATCCGGTCGGTGGCTCCGCTGTTCGCCGAAGCCATCGCCCGCATCCACGCCGGTGAGTCCGTCTCGAGCCTGTTCGACGGCGTCGACCCGACCCACGCCCCGCCCCAGCCCAAGCTCCCGCTCTGA